The following are encoded together in the Malaya genurostris strain Urasoe2022 chromosome 3, Malgen_1.1, whole genome shotgun sequence genome:
- the LOC131438086 gene encoding fatty acyl-CoA reductase wat-like translates to MNSVEFESYHSPLKDFYQGKIVLLTGGTGFLGKLYIEKLIRCGVSEILLLSRNKNGKTSTERLASILSSEPIFTTYQDDPEFYHRRIKIIDGDVSKHQLAISNDDMSYIVNNANVFLHAAADVRFDESLKESVETNVRGTSEIMKIAANTKALDVFIYVSTAFSNCIRDTIEERFYKPAFDPYQIIKLVEQENDEESFQVVSKKIIEPWPNTYAFTKSLAEDIVRQYYEKIPTAVIRPSIVTTTNSDPIPGWTDNIYGYNGVVVGAATGALRIFHINNDNRAEIVPADIVVNSTLAVGWYAANHRDEINIINCTVADNLVNWATVRNVQMKWKAKIPFLNTLWIPTYNTTKYYYVSEVLKIFYHVIPAIFFDLALKFNSQKPRVMKLYRKVHKFSEVLSFFTNNEWDFRNEHYHKVMAHMTADDHRYFPCDVKQIDWVEFLANNLKGLRMYVMKEKWDNLEQARSKYRKKWMAHQVLLVFCYATVLFVVYKLLQAVGITEVVEEVFTMSGTLGQ, encoded by the exons ATGAACTCGGTGGAATTTGAATCGTACCACTCTCCACTTAAGGATTTCTATCAGGGAAAAATCGTGCTTCTAACAGGCGGAACAGGGTTTCTCGGGAAGCTGTACATCGAAAAACTGATTCG ATGTGGAGTGTCAGAAATACTGCTACTCTCACGGAACAAAAACGGAAAAACTTCCACTGAGCGGCTGGCCTCCATTCTTTCGTCGGAACCAATTTTTACGACCTACCAAGACGACCCAGAGTTTTACCATCGCAGGATCAAGATCATCGATGGAGATGTCAGCAAGCATCAGCTGGCGATCAGTAATGACGACATGTCCTACATCGTGAACAACGCAAATGTGTTTCTGCATGCTGCTGCCGATGTCCGTTTCGACGAATCACTCAAGGAATCCGTTGAAACTAACGTACGTGGAACCAGCGAGATAATGAAAATTGCAGCGAATACGAAAGCACTAGATGTGTTCATTTATGTGTCAACTGCTTTCTCAAACTGCATCCGGGACACGATTGAGGAAAGGTTCTACAAACCCGCGTTCGATCCGTACCAGATTATCAAATTGGTAGAGCAGGAAAACGACGAAGAAAGTTTTCAGGTGGTAAGTAAGAAGATCATTGAGCCGTGGCCCAATACGTATGCTTTCACGAAGTCACTGGCGGAAGATATCGTAAGACAGTACTACGAAAAGATCCCTACAGCAGTTATTCGTCCATCGATTG TGACCACCACGAATAGTGATCCAATTCCTGGTTGGACAGACAACATCTACGGCTACAATGGAGTGGTAGTTGGAGCTGCAACTGGGGCCCTTCGAATCTTTCATATCAATAACGACAACCGCGCAGAAATTGTCCCAGCGGATATAGTTGTAAACTCAACTTTGGCAGTCGGTTGGTACGCGGCTAATCATCGGGACGAAATCAACATTATCAATTGCACGGTTGCCGACAATCTTGTTAACTGGGCAACGGTGAGGAACGTGCAGATGAAATGGAAAGCTAAAATTCCCTTCCTAAACACACTTTGGATACCGACTTATAATACGACCAAGTACTATTACGTCTCGGAGGTTTTGAAGATCTTCTACCACGTAATTCCGGCAATCTTCTTCGATCTTGCGCTCAAATTTAACAGTCAGAAACCGCGAGTTATGAAGTTGTACCGCAAGGTTCACAAGTTTTCCGAGGTGTTGAGTTTCTTCACCAACAACGAATGGGACTTCCGAAACGAACACTACCACAAGGTGATGGCACACATGACGGCGGATGATCACCGGTATTTCCCATGCGACGTGAAGCAGATCGATTGGGTCGAGTTTCTGGCAAACAATTTGAAGGGACTGCGGATGTACGTCATGAAGGAGAAGTGGGATAATTTAGAGCAAGCCCGCAGTAAGTATCGGAAAAAGTGGATGGCACATCAGGTGCTTCTGGTGTTTTGCTATGCAACGGTTCTGTTCGTTGTCTACAAGCTGTTGCAGGCGGTTGGCATTACTGAGGTAGTGGAAGAGGTATTTACAATGAGTGGTACCTTAGGGCAGTGA